A region of Moorena sp. SIOASIH DNA encodes the following proteins:
- a CDS encoding DUF3365 domain-containing protein, producing MLRKIDYSNPCRNCDNFCSLLPTPDSRLPTPDSLLPTPYSRFPAPCSLLPAPFPIPLRMKLQTRLELVILVIFLCGWIIAGLITYAVEQQNARKEVVHTAEVLLSTAVAARDYTADQVQPLLGELETEEFLPQTVPSYAAQQLFKGLNQQYDGYTYVERALNPTNLKDLAEGWQVELIREFITNPDLKEIIGQRSTKQGLKSVYVAQPIQIKSQSCLQCHGKPEDAPPALIKTYGDARGFGWKLNEIVGIRLLSVPTSMPEKQARQAIFSFLLLLASIFLIAYTAVSLIVRRWVVSPLNSIAHLVEEISLRKVEGSQLPDGRSDEIGKLSQSINRLLISLSKALSNCNLPSSHSDDISQTK from the coding sequence ATGCTTAGAAAAATTGACTATAGCAATCCGTGTAGGAATTGTGATAATTTTTGTTCCCTGCTCCCTACTCCCGACTCCCGACTCCCGACTCCCGACTCCCTGCTCCCTACTCCCTACTCCCGATTCCCTGCTCCCTGCTCCCTGCTCCCTGCTCCCTTTCCTATACCTTTAAGGATGAAACTACAAACAAGACTGGAATTGGTCATACTAGTCATTTTCTTATGCGGCTGGATCATAGCTGGATTGATCACCTATGCTGTAGAGCAGCAAAATGCTCGTAAGGAAGTTGTTCATACTGCGGAAGTGCTGTTGAGTACAGCAGTAGCGGCTAGGGACTACACTGCTGATCAAGTTCAACCGTTGCTGGGAGAACTGGAAACAGAAGAGTTCCTTCCCCAAACTGTCCCATCCTATGCCGCCCAACAATTGTTCAAGGGTCTGAACCAGCAATATGACGGCTATACCTATGTCGAGCGGGCGCTTAACCCCACCAACCTCAAAGATCTGGCTGAGGGATGGCAAGTTGAGCTGATTCGAGAATTTATCACTAACCCGGATCTCAAGGAAATTATTGGGCAGCGCTCTACCAAGCAAGGACTCAAAAGTGTCTACGTTGCCCAACCGATCCAGATTAAGTCCCAAAGCTGTTTGCAATGTCACGGCAAGCCAGAAGATGCTCCCCCAGCCTTGATTAAAACCTATGGTGATGCTAGGGGCTTTGGTTGGAAGCTAAATGAGATTGTTGGGATCAGGTTGCTCTCTGTGCCTACGTCAATGCCGGAGAAACAAGCGCGACAGGCTATTTTTTCATTCTTATTGCTCCTTGCCAGCATTTTCTTAATCGCTTACACCGCAGTCAGTCTAATCGTCAGGCGCTGGGTAGTGAGTCCCCTCAACAGCATTGCTCACTTGGTGGAGGAAATCAGCCTAAGAAAGGTTGAAGGTTCGCAATTACCAGATGGTCGCTCTGATGAAATTGGCAAGCTCAGCCAATCCATCAATAGATTGCTAATCAGCTTGAGTAAAGCGCTTTCAAACTGCAACTTACCCTCAAGTCACTCTGACGATATCTCTCAAACCAAATGA
- a CDS encoding DUF1802 family protein, producing MLASTTHALKEWAVAVDALEAGKTIMLLRKGGIREQGNCFSVAHHKVLLYPTYEHQKPNLLKADYVGQVKPVPSGWHPETVRIGSWASITDILPVTEQSTVAALLPYHIWNEEFVSERWKWKPRQPLYVLLLRTYQLPEPVITPYHQEYGGCRSWIDLVEPIYYEGVVPVWNDAEYTEQVREIRSLIQD from the coding sequence ATGCTTGCAAGTACTACCCATGCCCTGAAAGAATGGGCTGTTGCGGTTGATGCCTTAGAAGCGGGCAAAACGATTATGCTGTTGCGCAAAGGGGGTATTCGTGAACAGGGCAACTGCTTCAGCGTAGCTCACCACAAGGTTTTACTCTACCCTACCTATGAGCATCAAAAGCCTAATTTGCTTAAAGCTGACTATGTTGGACAAGTGAAACCTGTGCCCTCAGGTTGGCATCCGGAAACGGTTCGGATTGGTAGCTGGGCGTCTATTACTGATATTTTGCCGGTAACGGAGCAATCTACTGTTGCTGCTCTGCTACCCTATCATATTTGGAATGAAGAATTTGTGAGTGAGCGTTGGAAGTGGAAGCCACGTCAACCTTTATATGTACTGCTTTTGCGTACTTATCAGTTACCTGAGCCTGTGATCACTCCCTACCACCAAGAGTACGGAGGCTGTCGTTCATGGATTGATTTAGTTGAACCGATTTATTACGAGGGAGTTGTACCAGTTTGGAATGATGCGGAGTATACCGAACAAGTTAGAGAAATTCGTAGTCTGATCCAGGATTGA
- a CDS encoding mechanosensitive ion channel domain-containing protein, with product MKYLQITVLVCGSIVIVNFLSFLVVDVWFARSQGKQPSALLKLVISLFFYAVCSILILEILGENIAAVFTTSALITALIGFALQSTLGNFFSGVALRIDQPFQIGDRVIIRDVEGVIESITWRSIGIRQCTGEMTYIPNGLLSDDLLTVIPTKTSTVQPVMRSVEFLVPAASPPQQVIDTAYGAVLNQPHPNINLDKPIQVRMWEYDLADPGLFITYKLFYFPKNYNIAPLHTDRELLRRVWYGLRREGLSPRYIIPSNKQHLKLLSSIEFFRHFSLGAQKILIECAKPLLFDAGETLSTKNLPQDAMFIVVKGCLEVEQQVVMTLGKTTVKAFTHRPKAQPPAPLDQQLIERLAYQLAHYIGPTAFSVAHEAAQQTSSLYRLYQLLAAEIHDLEQRQEFLKYSPPFPVEQLQAGDFFGEMTLFLGKPLPKVTITAAIETEILVITQESLTEALRDNETLLDPLSQQVAKHQSNYLAGTMQMSSLEVLPANAIAKQIGHLISA from the coding sequence GTGAAGTACCTACAAATTACGGTATTGGTCTGTGGTAGTATTGTAATCGTTAATTTTCTTTCCTTTCTGGTAGTTGATGTTTGGTTTGCCCGCTCCCAAGGTAAACAACCCTCAGCCTTGCTCAAGCTGGTTATTTCACTCTTCTTCTATGCAGTTTGCTCGATTTTAATCTTAGAAATACTGGGGGAAAACATTGCAGCCGTCTTTACCACCTCAGCATTAATCACAGCGCTGATCGGCTTTGCTCTACAGTCTACTTTAGGCAACTTCTTTTCAGGGGTAGCCCTACGCATTGACCAACCGTTTCAAATTGGTGACCGAGTGATTATCCGTGATGTAGAGGGCGTAATCGAGTCGATCACCTGGCGCTCGATCGGGATACGTCAGTGTACTGGTGAAATGACTTATATTCCGAATGGGTTACTGTCAGATGACTTACTTACCGTGATTCCCACTAAGACATCCACAGTACAACCAGTGATGCGCTCTGTGGAATTTTTAGTTCCTGCTGCTTCTCCCCCCCAACAAGTCATTGATACTGCCTATGGAGCAGTCCTGAATCAGCCCCACCCTAACATAAACCTTGACAAACCGATTCAAGTCAGGATGTGGGAATATGACTTGGCAGATCCAGGGCTGTTTATCACTTACAAACTTTTCTACTTTCCTAAAAACTACAACATTGCTCCGTTGCACACGGATCGCGAACTCTTACGTCGAGTTTGGTATGGGTTACGCCGTGAAGGATTAAGTCCTAGGTATATTATCCCCTCCAACAAGCAGCACCTCAAACTCCTCAGCTCCATTGAATTCTTCCGCCACTTCAGCCTTGGAGCACAGAAAATCCTGATCGAATGTGCCAAACCTCTACTATTTGATGCTGGTGAAACCTTGAGTACCAAAAATCTGCCCCAAGACGCTATGTTTATTGTCGTTAAAGGCTGCCTAGAGGTAGAGCAACAGGTGGTTATGACCTTGGGCAAGACTACAGTCAAAGCATTCACTCATAGACCGAAAGCCCAACCCCCTGCTCCATTAGATCAACAGCTGATTGAAAGGCTTGCCTATCAGCTAGCTCACTACATCGGTCCTACTGCTTTTTCTGTAGCCCATGAGGCGGCACAGCAGACATCGTCTCTCTACAGGCTTTACCAACTCTTAGCAGCAGAGATTCACGATCTTGAGCAACGGCAGGAATTCCTCAAGTACTCCCCTCCATTTCCTGTGGAACAGTTACAAGCCGGAGACTTTTTCGGTGAGATGACTCTTTTCTTAGGTAAACCCTTGCCAAAGGTTACCATCACTGCTGCCATTGAGACTGAGATTCTGGTCATCACTCAGGAGTCTCTTACTGAAGCCTTACGTGACAATGAGACACTCCTAGACCCCTTGAGCCAGCAAGTTGCTAAGCATCAGAGCAACTATCTCGCTGGAACCATGCAGATGTCTTCCTTAGAGGTATTACCAGCAAATGCGATCGCAAAGCAAATCGGCCATCTGATTAGTGCTTAG
- the dcd gene encoding dCTP deaminase: MRLSSTDIRYFLDEGLLKIIGDSQHPFSPKEQIRPGSVDIRISNIFWKFNKKNIEQLDIIDLHQAKAILNNPELMYLKIELSDGEHLEIQPGEIVLTETLEKIEMPHCLSGALKGRSSFARLGISIHCTGDYINPGYQGYMPLQIINHTPIPVKLYSYLSLAQLVFYFLYSRPDINYQSLPDTIYNSKRCNTEGLSLWFRDKEIEKLSTRISGGKFNKHTEDKLQLLISQSEKRLIKQIESEFQRKNIKKPEQIEKALESYENKDIRRDKKMRFVFWVITLVTGALLSVFIPELIKVISNGDTQNPEFWVYLISLAFCIFILWITFDYKYIGF, from the coding sequence ATGCGTCTTTCTAGTACAGATATTCGGTATTTTTTAGATGAAGGCTTACTTAAAATTATTGGAGACTCTCAACATCCATTTAGTCCAAAAGAACAAATTAGACCTGGTTCAGTTGATATTCGCATTTCTAATATATTTTGGAAATTTAATAAAAAAAATATTGAACAGTTAGATATTATTGATTTACATCAAGCTAAAGCAATTCTAAATAATCCAGAGCTAATGTATTTAAAAATTGAATTAAGTGATGGAGAACATCTCGAAATACAACCAGGAGAAATAGTTTTAACTGAAACTTTAGAAAAAATAGAAATGCCACATTGTCTCTCTGGAGCATTAAAGGGGAGAAGTAGTTTTGCAAGATTAGGTATTTCTATACATTGCACAGGAGATTATATTAATCCTGGATATCAGGGGTATATGCCATTACAAATTATTAATCATACTCCAATTCCAGTTAAACTATACTCTTATTTAAGTCTAGCTCAGTTAGTATTTTACTTTTTATATTCAAGACCAGATATTAATTATCAATCTCTACCTGATACTATTTATAATTCTAAGAGATGTAACACTGAAGGCTTATCTTTATGGTTTCGTGACAAAGAAATAGAAAAGCTTAGTACAAGAATTAGCGGAGGAAAGTTTAATAAGCATACAGAAGATAAACTTCAATTATTAATATCACAATCAGAAAAAAGATTAATAAAGCAAATAGAGTCAGAATTCCAAAGAAAAAATATCAAAAAACCAGAGCAAATAGAAAAAGCTTTAGAGTCTTATGAAAATAAGGATATTAGAAGAGACAAAAAAATGAGGTTTGTATTTTGGGTAATAACTTTAGTTACTGGAGCTTTACTAAGTGTTTTTATTCCTGAATTGATAAAAGTCATATCAAATGGTGACACCCAAAATCCTGAATTTTGGGTGTATTTAATATCTTTGGCATTTTGTATATTCATTCTTTGGATAACATTTGATTACAAATATATAGGATTTTAA
- a CDS encoding aspartoacylase: MSNSQANNLKTINKVAIVGGTHGNEFTGVYLVKKFYKFPELITRPSFETLTLIGNPQAFQAARRYVDTDLNRCFAKSDLENGELSFYEQTRAKEMAKTLGPKGNSNVDFILDLHNTSANMGFTIIIVNNDPFNLQLAAYLSSLDPLVRVYSAIKPGKENTFVNSLCNFGCSIEVGPIAPASLKGDIFHKTEALIHATLDYIEDYNNGKLLSNIYPLTLYHHLKVVDYPRNKAGQLEAMIHPDLQGRDYQELNPGDPMFISFDGTTIYYEEEATVWPVFINEVAYYEKGVAMCLTKKEIVSV, encoded by the coding sequence ATGAGTAATTCTCAAGCAAACAACCTTAAAACCATTAACAAAGTCGCCATTGTAGGAGGAACCCACGGCAATGAATTTACAGGTGTATACCTGGTCAAAAAATTTTATAAATTTCCAGAATTAATCACTAGACCTAGTTTTGAAACCTTGACACTGATCGGTAATCCCCAAGCTTTTCAAGCTGCCAGGAGATATGTTGATACAGACTTAAACCGCTGCTTTGCTAAAAGTGACTTGGAAAATGGTGAGCTTTCTTTTTATGAACAAACCAGAGCCAAAGAGATGGCTAAAACCCTAGGGCCAAAAGGGAATTCCAACGTAGATTTTATTCTAGATTTGCACAATACCAGTGCTAATATGGGGTTTACTATAATTATCGTCAACAACGACCCGTTTAATTTACAACTCGCTGCTTATCTGAGTTCCCTTGACCCCTTAGTTAGAGTTTATAGTGCCATTAAACCAGGTAAAGAAAATACCTTTGTAAACTCCCTATGTAACTTCGGCTGTTCTATTGAAGTCGGTCCCATTGCACCCGCTAGTCTCAAGGGGGATATTTTTCATAAAACTGAAGCCTTAATTCACGCCACCTTAGATTATATTGAAGACTATAATAACGGTAAACTATTATCAAACATTTATCCTCTCACCCTTTATCACCATTTAAAAGTAGTTGACTATCCCAGAAATAAAGCTGGTCAACTAGAAGCCATGATTCATCCTGATCTCCAGGGCAGAGATTATCAAGAACTCAATCCTGGTGACCCCATGTTTATTAGCTTCGATGGCACCACAATTTACTATGAAGAAGAAGCCACCGTTTGGCCAGTATTTATTAATGAAGTTGCCTACTATGAAAAAGGAGTAGCTATGTGTTTGACTAAAAAAGAGATAGTTAGTGTTTAG
- the purL gene encoding phosphoribosylformylglycinamidine synthase subunit PurL, with the protein MPTNSSTSFSPEEIAAEGLTPSEYEEIVQRLGRHPNKAELGMFGVMWSEHCCYKNSRPLLKQFPTEGKRILVGPGENAGVVDLGDGLQLAFKIESHNHPSAVEPFQGAATGVGGILRDIFTMGARPIAVLNSLRFGTLDNANTRRLFNGVVAGISHYGNCVGVPTVGGEVYFDRAYTGNPLVNVMALGLMETPEIVTSGASGVGNPVLYVGSTTGRDGMGGASFASAELTDQSLDDRPAVQVGDPFLEKSLIEACLEAFQTGAVVAAQDMGAAGITCSTSEMAAKGGLGIEFDLDLVPARETGMVPYEYLLSESQERMLFVAHKGREQELIDIFHRWGLHAVVAGKVIEEPLVRILFQGEVAAEIPATALADNTPIYQRELLTEPPDYALKAWEWDGESLPPCNVTGIDINGKHHTWNDILGQLLDTPSIASKRWVYRQYDHQVQNNTLILPGNADAAVIRLRPLQELNVERLNVEQELKVERLKVEQELNVERLNVVRVAWPKGQGSTETNLQPTNLQPSTNLQPANLQPSTNLQPANLQPSTNLQPANLQPTNLRPVTSNAGVAATVDCNSRYVYLDPYEGAKAVVAEAARNLSCVGAEPLAVTDNLNFGSPEKPVGYWQLASACAGIAEACREMDTPVTGGNVSLYNETIDSDGNPQSIYPTPVVGMVGLVADITKTCGQGWQAEGDLIYLLGLGTKYWENSQSQIKSQITLGASEYLATIHGMVAGKPPVVDFDLERRVQTVTREGIGQGWVNSAHDCAEGGLVVALAESCIAGKLGADITLGYSSESLDLRWDQVLFGEGGSRILVSVSPQHQTNWESYLQQQLGDDGYWQQLGVVQGENAGLRVLVGNGQCVIEVTVQEMCDGWENGIERRLRV; encoded by the coding sequence ATGCCCACTAATTCCTCTACCTCCTTTTCCCCAGAAGAGATTGCTGCTGAAGGGTTAACCCCTTCTGAATATGAAGAAATTGTCCAGCGCCTAGGGCGTCATCCCAATAAAGCTGAACTGGGAATGTTCGGTGTGATGTGGTCGGAACATTGCTGCTACAAGAACTCCCGTCCTCTACTGAAGCAATTTCCCACAGAAGGAAAACGTATTCTAGTCGGTCCTGGGGAAAATGCTGGTGTTGTAGACTTGGGTGATGGGTTACAACTGGCATTTAAAATCGAATCCCACAATCACCCCTCAGCGGTAGAACCGTTTCAAGGAGCTGCTACCGGAGTAGGGGGGATTCTACGGGATATTTTTACCATGGGAGCTCGCCCGATTGCGGTCTTGAACTCTCTGCGCTTTGGGACTTTGGATAATGCCAACACTAGACGATTGTTTAATGGGGTAGTAGCAGGAATCAGTCACTATGGCAATTGCGTGGGTGTCCCTACAGTAGGGGGTGAAGTTTACTTTGACCGGGCATACACTGGTAATCCCTTGGTCAATGTCATGGCCTTGGGACTGATGGAAACTCCAGAAATTGTTACCTCTGGAGCCTCTGGGGTTGGAAATCCTGTGCTCTATGTCGGGTCCACTACCGGTAGAGATGGGATGGGAGGCGCAAGTTTTGCTAGTGCCGAACTTACAGATCAATCCCTAGATGACCGTCCAGCGGTGCAAGTGGGGGACCCATTTCTAGAAAAGTCTTTGATTGAAGCCTGTCTTGAGGCATTTCAAACCGGTGCGGTAGTAGCTGCTCAAGATATGGGAGCCGCTGGGATAACCTGTTCTACCTCAGAAATGGCAGCTAAAGGGGGTTTGGGTATTGAGTTCGATTTAGACCTGGTGCCAGCGCGAGAAACCGGTATGGTGCCTTATGAATACCTGCTGTCGGAATCCCAAGAACGAATGCTGTTTGTTGCCCACAAGGGTCGAGAACAGGAACTGATAGATATTTTCCACCGTTGGGGACTCCATGCTGTGGTTGCAGGTAAGGTAATCGAAGAACCTTTAGTCAGGATTTTGTTCCAAGGAGAGGTAGCAGCAGAAATCCCAGCTACTGCTCTAGCAGATAATACTCCAATTTATCAGCGGGAGCTATTGACAGAACCACCAGACTATGCATTGAAGGCTTGGGAATGGGATGGGGAATCCCTCCCTCCCTGTAATGTTACAGGTATTGACATTAACGGCAAACATCACACTTGGAATGACATCCTAGGTCAACTCCTAGATACTCCAAGTATTGCGTCGAAACGTTGGGTTTATCGCCAGTACGACCACCAAGTCCAAAATAATACCTTAATTCTGCCAGGAAACGCTGATGCTGCCGTGATTCGGTTACGCCCTTTACAAGAGTTGAACGTTGAAAGGTTGAATGTTGAACAAGAGTTGAAAGTTGAAAGGTTGAAGGTTGAACAAGAGTTGAATGTTGAAAGGTTGAATGTTGTTCGCGTAGCGTGGCCGAAAGGCCAAGGTTCAACCGAAACCAACCTTCAACCTACTAACCTTCAACCTTCAACCAACCTTCAACCTGCTAACCTTCAACCTTCAACCAACCTTCAACCTGCTAACCTTCAACCTTCAACCAACCTTCAACCTGCTAACCTTCAACCTACTAACCTTCGACCTGTAACCTCTAATGCTGGTGTGGCGGCAACGGTGGATTGTAATTCCCGTTATGTTTATCTTGACCCCTATGAAGGGGCAAAGGCTGTGGTAGCAGAAGCAGCACGGAATCTCAGCTGTGTGGGTGCAGAACCTTTGGCAGTAACCGATAATCTCAATTTTGGTTCTCCAGAAAAGCCTGTGGGTTACTGGCAACTGGCCTCTGCTTGTGCAGGTATAGCAGAGGCTTGCCGGGAAATGGACACTCCTGTGACTGGGGGGAATGTTTCCTTGTATAACGAAACGATTGATAGTGACGGGAATCCTCAGTCGATTTACCCGACGCCAGTGGTGGGGATGGTGGGATTAGTTGCTGATATTACTAAAACCTGTGGTCAAGGTTGGCAAGCTGAAGGGGATTTAATCTATTTATTAGGATTGGGGACTAAATACTGGGAAAATAGTCAATCCCAAATTAAATCCCAAATTACATTAGGTGCTTCGGAGTATCTGGCAACTATTCATGGCATGGTTGCGGGCAAGCCACCAGTAGTAGATTTTGATTTAGAGCGTCGTGTCCAAACGGTAACGCGAGAGGGTATCGGTCAAGGTTGGGTAAATTCTGCTCATGACTGTGCTGAAGGGGGATTAGTGGTGGCTTTGGCTGAATCCTGCATAGCAGGTAAGTTGGGGGCAGACATTACTCTAGGCTATAGCTCCGAGTCGTTAGACCTGCGCTGGGATCAGGTGCTATTTGGTGAAGGGGGGAGTCGGATTCTGGTTTCTGTGAGTCCTCAACACCAAACAAATTGGGAATCCTATCTACAGCAACAGTTGGGAGATGACGGATATTGGCAACAACTGGGTGTTGTTCAAGGGGAAAATGCTGGTTTACGAGTACTGGTGGGCAATGGTCAGTGTGTGATTGAGGTGACAGTTCAGGAAATGTGTGATGGTTGGGAGAATGGGATTGAAAGGCGTTTGAGGGTTTAG
- a CDS encoding EF-hand domain-containing protein has translation MLTALQQRKLTTLFNNIDADSGGTINEEDFRLVLNKLATLRRLKPNSLQYAYLRSILLSLWNNLSLADQNSDAEITLEEWFKYYDNLIKSDAYEALIHLQCDVLFDLLDEDENGEISQQEYVDLVSAYGVDASWARENFGQLDLNSDGHISKEELFTLIDEFFRSDNPKSPGNYFWGSY, from the coding sequence ATGTTAACCGCATTACAACAAAGGAAATTAACAACATTATTCAACAATATCGATGCCGATTCAGGTGGAACTATCAACGAAGAAGATTTTCGTCTGGTTTTGAATAAACTGGCTACTTTACGAAGGCTAAAACCTAATTCTTTGCAATATGCCTATCTGCGTTCAATCTTGTTGTCCCTGTGGAACAACTTGAGTTTGGCTGATCAAAACAGCGATGCAGAAATCACCCTTGAGGAATGGTTTAAGTATTACGACAATCTGATTAAATCAGATGCCTATGAAGCGCTTATTCACTTGCAATGTGATGTCCTGTTTGATTTACTTGATGAGGATGAAAATGGAGAAATTAGTCAGCAAGAGTATGTAGATTTGGTCAGTGCCTATGGCGTTGATGCTAGTTGGGCAAGAGAAAATTTTGGCCAACTGGATTTGAATAGTGATGGACATATCTCTAAGGAAGAGCTTTTCACCTTGATAGATGAATTTTTCCGCAGTGATAACCCAAAATCTCCTGGAAATTACTTTTGGGGTTCCTATTAA
- a CDS encoding transposase: MTNPRADYDNPWKEALSIYFESFMAFFFPEIDRNIDWERGYEFLDTEFQQVARDAEIGSREADKLVKVWRQDGEETWVLIHVEVQSQAQSVFAERMYVYNYRIFDMYRRKVVSLAVLADDEESWRPSEYNYEIWGCRVLLQFPVAKLLDYQLSKLEQSTNPFAVIVAAHRTTQQTVQNPQERYQGKLTIAKSLYQRGYSRQDILELFRLIDWMMTLPDSFQIGFKQQVRRFEEESTMPYVTSIERLARKEGIEEGILQTSRESVLEVLQVRFEDVPRELIEKINQIESVSVLKTLLRQGITIASVEEFQGCLDQLLSLEQEQEER, from the coding sequence ATGACCAATCCAAGAGCCGATTACGATAATCCCTGGAAAGAAGCGCTTTCCATCTATTTTGAATCCTTCATGGCATTCTTTTTTCCCGAGATTGACCGTAACATTGACTGGGAAAGAGGCTATGAATTTCTTGATACAGAATTCCAACAGGTGGCTCGAGATGCAGAAATTGGCAGCAGGGAAGCCGATAAACTGGTCAAAGTTTGGCGACAAGACGGTGAAGAAACGTGGGTACTGATTCATGTGGAAGTACAGAGTCAGGCTCAGTCAGTCTTTGCCGAAAGGATGTACGTCTACAACTATCGCATCTTTGATATGTATCGACGGAAGGTAGTCAGTTTAGCTGTTCTCGCTGATGATGAAGAGTCTTGGCGACCAAGTGAATACAATTACGAGATTTGGGGTTGTCGAGTTTTATTGCAGTTTCCAGTAGCTAAGCTGTTAGATTATCAGCTGTCTAAACTAGAACAAAGCACTAATCCTTTTGCCGTGATTGTGGCTGCACATCGCACCACTCAGCAAACTGTTCAAAATCCCCAGGAACGGTATCAGGGCAAATTAACCATTGCCAAGAGTCTTTATCAACGAGGGTATAGTAGACAAGATATCCTAGAATTATTCCGGCTCATCGACTGGATGATGACATTACCGGATAGCTTTCAGATTGGGTTTAAACAGCAAGTCAGACGTTTTGAGGAAGAAAGCACAATGCCATATGTTACCAGTATAGAGCGCCTTGCTCGTAAAGAGGGGATAGAAGAAGGCATTCTCCAAACTAGTCGAGAGAGTGTTTTGGAAGTGCTTCAGGTACGATTTGAGGATGTGCCAAGGGAGTTGATTGAGAAAATTAACCAGATTGAGTCGGTCTCTGTCTTGAAAACCTTGCTTCGACAAGGAATTACTATTGCTTCTGTTGAAGAGTTTCAGGGTTGCCTTGACCAATTGCTATCTCTTGAGCAGGAACAGGAGGAACGTTGA
- the hppD gene encoding 4-hydroxyphenylpyruvate dioxygenase translates to MKIDHVHFYVRDATVFSDWLVQTIGFQRVASGSSHHTYTEVVKSGSITFVISSALTSASPIAEFLRLHPPGVADVAFLVEDLEAVIENASAQGNQVVQPPQEQLQRQGRLKWSKIPSWGSLVHTLLERDGICDQSFFPAQLNWITKTAYGKLPSLSTEENQGNYHPQTMFTTIDHVVLNVAAGDLERAVNWYQQVLGFCPQQIFSIKTQQSGLYSQVMVHPTGEVQLPINEPTSANSQIQEFLDFNGGPGIQHIALRTSNIVEAIAQLRCRGLPFIEVPSSYYSQLRQRPGGSNLPLATAEWEEIATREILVDWQQEFPQALLLQTFTQPIFGKPTFFFEIIERRFQAKGFGEGNFRALFEAIEREQNKRGSLGT, encoded by the coding sequence ATGAAAATTGATCATGTTCATTTCTATGTTAGAGATGCTACAGTTTTTTCTGATTGGTTAGTCCAGACTATTGGCTTTCAACGGGTCGCTAGTGGCAGTAGTCACCATACCTACACGGAAGTTGTCAAAAGTGGCTCAATCACGTTTGTTATCTCTTCAGCTCTGACATCAGCAAGTCCTATTGCTGAGTTTTTGCGTCTACATCCTCCTGGGGTGGCTGACGTAGCTTTTCTAGTAGAAGACCTGGAAGCAGTGATTGAGAATGCGTCCGCTCAAGGAAACCAAGTGGTACAACCACCTCAGGAGCAATTGCAAAGACAGGGACGGCTAAAGTGGAGTAAAATCCCCTCGTGGGGTTCTCTGGTTCATACCCTCCTGGAGCGGGATGGCATCTGTGACCAATCCTTTTTCCCTGCTCAGTTAAACTGGATCACAAAAACTGCTTATGGTAAGCTACCCTCCCTCAGTACAGAGGAAAACCAGGGAAATTACCATCCTCAGACCATGTTCACCACCATTGATCATGTGGTGCTTAATGTAGCTGCTGGTGATTTAGAGCGGGCAGTAAATTGGTATCAACAAGTGCTGGGATTTTGCCCACAACAAATATTTTCTATTAAGACACAACAGTCTGGTTTATACTCTCAGGTCATGGTTCATCCCACTGGTGAGGTGCAGTTGCCCATCAATGAACCAACTTCTGCTAATTCCCAGATTCAGGAATTTCTAGATTTCAATGGTGGACCAGGAATCCAGCATATTGCTCTTAGAACTAGCAATATAGTAGAAGCGATCGCTCAACTCCGTTGTCGAGGTTTGCCGTTTATTGAAGTTCCTTCCAGCTACTACAGCCAGTTGCGGCAAAGACCAGGGGGCTCTAATTTACCTTTAGCAACAGCAGAATGGGAAGAAATTGCTACCAGAGAAATTTTAGTAGATTGGCAGCAAGAGTTTCCCCAAGCTTTGTTACTTCAAACCTTCACCCAGCCCATTTTTGGCAAGCCTACTTTCTTTTTTGAAATCATTGAGCGCCGCTTTCAGGCCAAGGGCTTTGGAGAAGGGAATTTTCGTGCTTTGTTTGAAGCAATCGAGCGGGAACAGAACAAGCGAGGAAGTTTAGGAACTTGA